Below is a window of Tolypothrix bouteillei VB521301 DNA.
CAGAAACAGTTCCTCGTTTGTATCGTCGCGTGCGTCCCCAAGGAAACTACGAACGGACAGTAGAATTGCTACAACGTTCTCGCACTTATGCACCTTGGGTTTACACCAAATCCGGGATTATGGTGGGTTTGGGTGAAACAGATGAAGAGATTCGCCAAGTGATGCAGGATTTACGGGCTGTGGATTGCGATATTTTAACAATTGGGCAATATCTCCAACCTTCTCAAAAACACCTACAAGTGTCTCAATTTATCACCCCAGAGCAATTTGATTCTTGGAAAACTTTTGGTGAAGAACTGGGATTTTTACAAGTAGTTTCTTCACCATTGACAAGAAGTTCTTACCATGCTGAACAGGTAAGAGAACTTATGGCGCAGTATCCAAGGGAAAGGAAGTAGGGAGTAGGGAGTAGGGGGTAGAGTATATGGTGGGCAATGCCCACCTAACCAGCAATCAACCCTTTGGATTCGCCAGTCCCCAGGGCGTGGGAAACCCTCCTCCAGCACTGGTCTCACCATTAGCAATTAGCCATTAGCAATTAGCCATTAGCAATTAGCCATTAGCAATTAGCCATTAACAAATGACAAAGTCTGTTGCCATTTTGGGTGCGGGTGCTTGGGGGACAGTCCTTGCTACTCTGGCCAAAGCAAACGTTCATGAGGTACGCCTGTGGTCGCGACAGGGTGGTGAGACCTTAGCACGGACCGTCCAAGATGCCGATATTATTGTTTCTGCTGTTTCTATGAAGGGTGTGAGAGATGTGACCTCTTCACTCCAGTCTTCTCTTGTTTCACCAAACACTATTTTTGTCACGGCGACGAAGGGCTTAGACCCAAAAACTACCTGCACACCTTCGCAAATTTGGCAAGAAACTTTCCCTCACAATCCTGTTGTTGTTCTCTCTGGTCCCAACTTATCTAAAGAAATCGAACAAGCATTGCCAGCTGCAACGGTTGTCGCCAGTCAAAATATGGAGGCGGCTGAATCCGTGCAATCTATTTTCTCTTCTAACCGTTTCCGGGTTTATACCAATTCCGATCCTTTGGGTGTGGAATTGGGGGGAACTCTGAAAAATGTGATGGCGATCGCAGCCGGAGTTTGTGATGGTTTGCAATTAGGAACCAATGCCAAAGCTGCTTTAGTCACCCGAGGACTCACAGAAATGGTTCGTATTGGTACCCACTGGGGTGCAAAAATGGAAACTTTTTATGGTTTGTCGGGTTTGGGCGATCTGCTAGCAACTTGTAACAGTCATTTAAGTAGAAATTATCAAGTAGGGTATCAATTAGCTGGCAATAAAACACTTCCAGAAATTCTTGCCCATTTAGAAGGAACCGCAGAAGGAATTAACACGACTAACGTTTTGGTGGAACGAGCTAAGCAGCAAAATATCCCTATCCCAATTACCGAACAAGTTTATCGTTTGCTTGCTCAAGAACTCACACCCCGACAAGCATTGGAAGAGTTAATGTTGCGGAATGCAAAACCGGAATAGTTTAACTTCTAAACCACATAACTAATTTTTTGTGAAGAGGAAATTAGCAAATCTTCAGGAAACTACTTAAGCACTCATGTAGATATGACTATGAAAACAACCCTTAGGACTTTATACCGATATATGGCTATACTTAGCACCCAAAGTAAAAAAACCAAAATATTAAGGTTGAAATCCTAAACAAGGAACTTGCTTTCTCTAGTCCTGTTCTGAATTTTCATAGCTATTGATCGAAGGGAGAAGCTCAGTAACCGAGCCTTCGGAGGCACTGTGTCAAAAAAAACCAGTACAGGTTTTTTGAAAAAAAACCTAAAGGTCACCCTCAACCGTGTTATTTCTTCAAAAATCACGGGAACAATAGCAACAGTTAATTAGCTGACCTAAATCTGTTGTTACCTGGAGCCATTGAGACGAACTTTATGCCAGCAACATTTTCTTACGCAGATGCCACCTACGAGTCAAAACAGTCCAGCCCAGAGTTTGACGCCGATCTCACGGTTGACGAGAGTGAATTGCCGATAGAGGAACTCGAAGAATTGGAATTGGCTGTTTCTGACTCTGCAAGTCTTGGTACTAACCCGAACCGCCGCAGTACAGACTTAGTCCGTTTGTATCTTCAAGAAATTGGTCGGGTTCGCTTGTTAGGGCGCGATGAAGAAGTTTCGGAAGCTCAAAAAGTCCAGCGCTACTTGCGGATGCGAATACTCCTTGGCAAAGTTGCGAAGGAAGGAGACGCGATTATTACTCCTTATCTTCGGATTATTGAAGTTCAAGAGCGATTGGTATCAGCACTGGGACATCGTCCTTCTTTGGAACGGTGGGCGCGTGAGGCTGGTGTAGATGTGTTTGAACTCAAGCAAACGCTAGGGCTAGGAAAACGCCGTTGGGCTGAAGTTGCCAAAATCACAGTCGAAGAACTCGAGCAAATTCAGTTACAGGGTCTCCAAGCCAAAGAACACATGATCAAGGCAAACCTTCGCTTGGTCGTATCCGTTGCTAAAAAATATCAAAATCGCGGTTTGGAATTACTTGATTTAGTCCAAGAAGGAACTCTTGGCTTGGAAAGGGCAGTTGAGAAGTTTGACCCAACTAAGGGTTACCGCTTCAGCACCTATGCTTACTGGTGGATTCGTCAGGGTATTACTCGGGCGATCGCAACTTCTAGCCGCACTATCCGCTTACCGGTCCACATTACAGAAAAACTGAACAAAATCAAAAAAGCTCAGCGCAAAATTGCTCAAGAGAAAGGTCGTACCCCAACCTTAGAAGATTTGGCGCAAGAGCTAGAAATGACACCTACCCAAGTTAGAGAAGTTTTACTGCGAGTTCCTCGTTCCGTCTCTTTAGAAACCAAAGTTGGTAAGGACAAAGACACAGAGTTGGGAGAATTACTCGAAACTGACGGCGTTACTCCAGAACAGATGTTAATGCGAGAATCTTTACAAAAAGATTTGCAACATCTTCTAGCCGATCTCACCAGTCGCGAACGTGATGTAATTTTGATGCGCTTTGGTTTGTCAGACGGTCATCCCTACTCACTAGCAGAAATTGGACGTGCGCTCGATCTATCACGCGAACGAGTTCGCCAAATTGAATCCAAAGCCTTGCAGAAACTGCGTCAACCCAAGAGACGTAACATGATCCGCGACTACCTCGAATCCTTAACTTAGTGGTTGGTCATTAGTCCTGAGTCATTCGTAATATCAATGGTTACAATAGTAATACATAAAGGCAGAAGCTTCTTCTGCCCTCTAACGGGCACTTCTGCCTCCTTAAATGAACGAAGGACAAATGACTGTTTCTACATTTCTTAATAGGTTGTAGCACATCATTCTCATTTAAGCCAATTTAAACTTTTTATAACTCTTCTAGATGTCTTTCTAACGGGGATCGGCAATTAGTTAAATGCTCATTGGAGTTAAATTACCTATATGAGACCATTTAATAAATGTTCTCAATAAGCAAGTTTTATTGCAAATTACTCCGAACATTTGCTATATTCTCAATTAATGGGTTTTATTGAGAAAAATAGTTATGACTGTCTACTCAGCGACCTCACTCAAGGCAGAATTAAATGAACGCGGTTGGCGTTTGACACCCCAACGTGAAACAATTCTACACATTTTTCAAGACCTTCCGCAAGGAGAACATCTCAGTGCTGAAGATCTCTATGAAAGATTGGAAATCAAAGGAGAAGGGATTAGTCTATCGACCATTTATCGCACTCTCAAGTTAATGGCGCGTATGGGTATCCTGCGAGAGTTAGAACTTGGAGAAGGACACAAACATTACGAACTGAACCAGCCGTATCCCCACCACCACCATCACCTTATTTGTGTGAGGTGTAACACGACTATAGAGTTCAAGAACGATGCAATTTTAAAAGTGGGAGCAAAAACTGCCCAAAAAGAAGGCTTTCACTTGCTCGACTGTCAATTGACAATTCATGCGATCTGTCCCAAGTGCCAAAGGTCATTAATGCCCCTTTAGCACTCAGGAGATCGAATACGTTCCGGAATTCTAAATGACAGGCACAAGCATGAAGATCGGCAAACACCCGTAGCGGATGTTAAAAACGTCCGCTTCTCACATCACTCAAGCTAACACCGTAGAATTCTTGAGCGCGTTTAATCGCTTCCTTTGTCTCGTTTCCCATGACACCATTGAGATCGCCTTTGTAGAAACCCCGAGATTGCAATCGTCTCTGTATTTCCAAAGTATCAAAGTCACTCTTGGAACTAGGGCTAACCAAATCGTGCAATTTAGATCGAGTCGTAGGACCTGCAATACCACTAGCTGCTAAGTAATTATTGGCTTGAAATCTCTTAACAGCGTCTGCGGTATAAGGTCCAAAGTAACCGTTTGGCTCTCCCTGCAAATAGCCAGCCTTGATTAACTGCTCTTGTAGCACTCTGACAGCTTCTCCGCTATGGCCCAAGCGTAGTTTGTCTTGACTTATACCTTGCTTGGTAGTGTCTTCTCCGTAACCAACACCTGTTGGCGGTAGTCTTCTTTGCGTAGCTGGTCCTACAACACCGTCAACAGTTAACTTGTAAGCTTCTTGAAAACGTTTGACAGCATCTTCAGTAATAGGACCGTAAATTCCCGTTGAGTTACCGTAATAAAAACCAGCTACACGCAATCTTTCTTGCAAGCTTTTCACATCTTCACCTTCATCACCTCTTTGCAAGAGGTTCGGATCGCGACGCTTGTTAGCAACCGTTGTCTCACTAGAAGTTTGTTCTACTTGAGAGTTTTGAACACTGGGTTTTTTGGCTTGAGTATTCTGACTGCTGGGTTTTTTCGTGCTATCGTTCTCAACACTGGGTTTTTTGGCTTGGGTATTCTGGCTGCTGGGTTTTTTCGCTGTAGTACTCTCAACGCTAGGTTTTTGATTTTGGGAATTCTCTTGAGTGACTTCCCAACCATCTAACTTTTGTATAGTTACAGGTCCAGCAACACCAGTCACTTCTAGACCAGCAGCTTTTTGGAAGCGACGGACAGCCTGCTCTGTAGAAACATCATACACTTGCGTGATAGGAGCTTGATAAAAACCTGCTCTTTTTAATTCGCGTTGTAAATTTCTGACAGAAGGACCCTTATCACCTTGTTCCAATGCTAGAGCGCTGCTGTAAACATTTAGTACAGACAAAATAAGGGCAAGAGGTAACATATACTTCCATGCCTTACCAGAGAGACGGCTCCATTCAGGGACTGTTGCTTTGTCAAACAAACTGCTGACAGAGATAATTTCACTGTTCGTCAGATCTTCGTAGGCAGAAGCTGCATGCAGATACGCAAGATTCTCCATAATTTCTTTCTAAACCACCTATTTTTCTTTTATGGCTGCTTCGGCTTGATGGACTAAGTGTGTTAAATTTTCCAGTGTTGATATACTTACATCTTGCCATAAACCTTGCTGATACGCTTGTAAAGTTCAGTAATACGATACAGTTTTAGCCCTTATGCTTCGCTTATCGCACTCTAGCCTTCGATTAAGTTAAACTAAATTTTGTCCAAAAATCCGTTTCATGGCAGACTTGCGCTGCTAGTAAATTTTGCTCTTCTTATTTAGAGGTAGGGCATTGAGAAATGATGTCAGGATCTAGAGCGTCATCTCCTGGCATTACAATTAGAGTAGTACTATTATTACGTCGCACAATTTCCGGCACGACTTCTAAACCATAAGCCCAATCGGAAACTATGAGAGATGGAGTCTGTTCTAGAAAAATTATCCCTTCTGACTGAGGGTTCCATCCTCATAATTTGGCATTAATTACGATGCAGAATCCCTAATTATCGTTTTAAACTGTTGGCTAGGCTACAGTAGCCAATTTTCAAGCAACTGCCAATAACCCCTTTCGCGCCAGATTGTCAACAATGTCTAGTTCTTCTGATTTGAGCTTCTCTCGAACCCTACGTAATAGTACATTTGCTCGCCTTGGAGAATTGCTGTTGCAAATGGCTCAATCAGTGGGAAGGCCATCTCTCGTTCTTACAGAATCGGTGCTTGTGATGGTTAACTTACCCCTAGAATGGCAGGCGCAACGCTTTACCGTATTGGTGTCCCAACAGTTTAGTGCGCTTTTAATTGGAACTCATTTACAGGACGTGGGGGATAAGGAAAATTTGGCAAACGCTTCACTTTCCGCGTCACAGCCTCTTTCTTCCACAGCCTCTTCCTTATCTTATCCCAATGATGTTTTCCT
It encodes the following:
- the sigC gene encoding RNA polymerase sigma factor SigC, with translation MPATFSYADATYESKQSSPEFDADLTVDESELPIEELEELELAVSDSASLGTNPNRRSTDLVRLYLQEIGRVRLLGRDEEVSEAQKVQRYLRMRILLGKVAKEGDAIITPYLRIIEVQERLVSALGHRPSLERWAREAGVDVFELKQTLGLGKRRWAEVAKITVEELEQIQLQGLQAKEHMIKANLRLVVSVAKKYQNRGLELLDLVQEGTLGLERAVEKFDPTKGYRFSTYAYWWIRQGITRAIATSSRTIRLPVHITEKLNKIKKAQRKIAQEKGRTPTLEDLAQELEMTPTQVREVLLRVPRSVSLETKVGKDKDTELGELLETDGVTPEQMLMRESLQKDLQHLLADLTSRERDVILMRFGLSDGHPYSLAEIGRALDLSRERVRQIESKALQKLRQPKRRNMIRDYLESLT
- a CDS encoding peptidoglycan-binding protein; its protein translation is MENLAYLHAASAYEDLTNSEIISVSSLFDKATVPEWSRLSGKAWKYMLPLALILSVLNVYSSALALEQGDKGPSVRNLQRELKRAGFYQAPITQVYDVSTEQAVRRFQKAAGLEVTGVAGPVTIQKLDGWEVTQENSQNQKPSVESTTAKKPSSQNTQAKKPSVENDSTKKPSSQNTQAKKPSVQNSQVEQTSSETTVANKRRDPNLLQRGDEGEDVKSLQERLRVAGFYYGNSTGIYGPITEDAVKRFQEAYKLTVDGVVGPATQRRLPPTGVGYGEDTTKQGISQDKLRLGHSGEAVRVLQEQLIKAGYLQGEPNGYFGPYTADAVKRFQANNYLAASGIAGPTTRSKLHDLVSPSSKSDFDTLEIQRRLQSRGFYKGDLNGVMGNETKEAIKRAQEFYGVSLSDVRSGRF
- a CDS encoding Fur family transcriptional regulator — its product is MTVYSATSLKAELNERGWRLTPQRETILHIFQDLPQGEHLSAEDLYERLEIKGEGISLSTIYRTLKLMARMGILRELELGEGHKHYELNQPYPHHHHHLICVRCNTTIEFKNDAILKVGAKTAQKEGFHLLDCQLTIHAICPKCQRSLMPL
- a CDS encoding NAD(P)H-dependent glycerol-3-phosphate dehydrogenase, coding for MTKSVAILGAGAWGTVLATLAKANVHEVRLWSRQGGETLARTVQDADIIVSAVSMKGVRDVTSSLQSSLVSPNTIFVTATKGLDPKTTCTPSQIWQETFPHNPVVVLSGPNLSKEIEQALPAATVVASQNMEAAESVQSIFSSNRFRVYTNSDPLGVELGGTLKNVMAIAAGVCDGLQLGTNAKAALVTRGLTEMVRIGTHWGAKMETFYGLSGLGDLLATCNSHLSRNYQVGYQLAGNKTLPEILAHLEGTAEGINTTNVLVERAKQQNIPIPITEQVYRLLAQELTPRQALEELMLRNAKPE